A region from the Brachyspira hampsonii genome encodes:
- a CDS encoding restriction endonuclease subunit S: protein MKKNQKEWQEVYFGDKNFISIIDGDRGKNYPKENDFFDEEFCLFLNTKNVTKNGFNFQSNKYITEEKDSILRNGKLNRYDIVMTTRGTIGNIAFYGDNIPYDNIRINSGMVIIRAEHNKIIPKYLYMLLKSKYIQDKISMLTTGTAQPQLPISDIIKINFLLPSLEEQKKIASILSSLDDKIELNNRMNKILEEMAQTIFKEWFVNFNFPGEDGKPYKDSGGKMIESELGEIPEGWRVGTIGEYSKVKSGFAFKSSWWIDKGIPVIKIQNVSSENINIEECSFVDEDKYKAAEIFRVNAGDLLIAMTGATLGKFAIVPKLKKDALVNQRVGKFFLGDDPIKKLPFIYSLLKLSSISNIIVSLGTGSAQPNISPTDIENIKIVYPNEDILNKYNQYTEKIFIKIINARDENHKLASIRDTLLPRLMSGEIRLK from the coding sequence ATGAAAAAAAATCAAAAAGAGTGGCAGGAAGTCTATTTTGGGGATAAAAATTTTATATCTATAATAGATGGCGATAGAGGAAAGAATTATCCAAAAGAAAATGATTTTTTTGATGAAGAATTTTGTTTATTCCTAAATACAAAAAATGTAACAAAGAATGGATTTAATTTTCAATCTAATAAATATATAACAGAAGAAAAAGATAGTATATTAAGAAATGGTAAATTAAATAGATATGATATAGTAATGACTACAAGAGGAACTATAGGAAATATTGCTTTTTATGGTGATAATATTCCTTATGATAATATAAGAATTAACTCCGGCATGGTTATTATAAGAGCAGAACATAATAAAATAATACCAAAATATTTATATATGTTGTTAAAATCAAAATATATACAAGATAAAATATCTATGTTAACAACAGGAACAGCACAGCCTCAATTACCTATATCAGATATAATTAAAATAAATTTTTTACTTCCTTCATTAGAAGAACAAAAGAAAATCGCCTCCATACTCTCATCGCTTGACGACAAAATCGAACTCAATAACCGCATGAATAAAATACTCGAAGAGATGGCACAGACTATTTTTAAGGAATGGTTTGTCAATTTCAACTTTCCGGGCGAAGATGGCAAACCCTATAAAGATAGTGGCGGCAAGATGATAGAAAGCGAGCTAGGGGAGATACCAGAGGGGTGGAGAGTTGGAACTATTGGAGAATACTCTAAAGTGAAATCAGGATTTGCATTTAAAAGTTCATGGTGGATAGATAAGGGAATACCTGTTATAAAAATACAAAATGTTTCATCAGAAAATATAAATATAGAAGAATGTTCTTTTGTAGATGAAGATAAATATAAAGCAGCAGAAATATTTAGAGTAAATGCTGGAGATTTATTAATAGCAATGACAGGAGCAACTTTAGGAAAATTTGCTATAGTACCAAAATTAAAAAAAGATGCATTAGTTAATCAAAGAGTTGGCAAATTTTTTTTAGGAGATGACCCTATAAAAAAATTGCCTTTTATATATTCTCTATTAAAATTAAGTTCAATAAGTAATATTATAGTTTCTCTTGGAACAGGAAGTGCACAGCCTAATATTAGTCCTACAGATATAGAAAATATAAAAATAGTTTATCCAAACGAAGATATACTAAATAAATATAATCAATATACGGAAAAGATATTTATAAAAATTATCAATGCTAGAGATGAAAACCATAAACTTGCTTCTATTCGGGATACGCTATTGCCTAGGCTTATGAGCGGGGAGATTAGGCTCAAATAA
- a CDS encoding restriction endonuclease subunit S, translating to MKNDNIEKGNIYKPIYYVNWEEKILYNLAIWKNGLAFKNINFTDSGKPVIKIAELKNGITSQTKFTQDVFDDSVYLKKGDMLFSWSGNPETSIDVFYYNLPNGWLNQHIFKIKTKDGVFYRYFFYILKYLKPNFTAIATNKQTTGLGHVTINDLKKIKIKLPPLEEQKKIASILSSLDDKIELNNRMNKILEEMAQTIFKEWFVNFNFPGEDGKPYKDSGGKMIESELGEIPEGWRVGTIGEYSKVKSGFAFKSSWWIDKGIPVIKIQNVSSENINIEECSFVDEDKYKAAEIFRVNAGDLLIAMTGATLGKFAIVPKLKKDALVNQRVGKFFLGDDPIKKLPFIYSLLKLSSISNIIVSLGTGSAQPNISPTDIENIKIVYPNEDILNKYNQYTEKIFIKIINARDENHKLASIRDTLLPRLMSGEIRVK from the coding sequence ATGAAAAATGATAATATAGAAAAAGGAAATATATACAAGCCTATATATTATGTAAATTGGGAAGAAAAAATATTATATAATTTAGCTATATGGAAAAATGGATTAGCATTTAAAAATATTAACTTTACAGATAGCGGTAAACCTGTAATAAAAATTGCGGAATTAAAAAATGGTATTACTTCTCAAACTAAATTTACTCAAGATGTATTTGATGATTCTGTATATCTAAAAAAAGGCGATATGCTATTTTCTTGGTCTGGAAACCCTGAAACTTCAATAGATGTATTTTACTATAATTTACCAAATGGCTGGCTCAATCAGCATATATTTAAAATAAAAACTAAAGACGGTGTATTTTATAGATATTTCTTTTATATCTTAAAATATTTAAAACCCAATTTTACAGCAATAGCAACAAATAAACAGACAACGGGATTAGGTCATGTAACAATTAATGATTTAAAAAAAATCAAAATAAAACTCCCGCCACTAGAAGAACAAAAGAAAATCGCCTCCATACTCTCATCGCTTGACGACAAAATCGAACTCAATAACCGCATGAATAAAATACTCGAAGAGATGGCACAGACTATTTTTAAGGAATGGTTTGTCAATTTCAACTTTCCGGGCGAAGATGGCAAACCCTATAAAGATAGTGGCGGCAAGATGATAGAAAGCGAGCTAGGGGAGATACCAGAGGGGTGGAGAGTTGGAACTATTGGAGAATACTCTAAAGTGAAATCAGGATTTGCATTTAAAAGTTCATGGTGGATAGATAAGGGAATACCTGTTATAAAAATACAAAATGTTTCATCAGAAAATATAAATATAGAAGAATGTTCTTTTGTAGATGAAGATAAATATAAAGCAGCAGAAATATTTAGAGTAAATGCTGGAGATTTATTAATAGCAATGACAGGAGCAACTTTAGGAAAATTTGCTATAGTACCAAAATTAAAAAAAGATGCATTAGTTAATCAAAGAGTTGGCAAATTTTTTTTAGGAGATGACCCTATAAAAAAATTGCCTTTTATATATTCTCTATTAAAATTAAGTTCAATAAGTAATATTATAGTTTCTCTTGGAACAGGAAGTGCACAGCCTAATATTAGTCCTACAGATATAGAAAATATAAAAATAGTTTATCCAAACGAAGATATACTAAATAAATATAATCAATATACGGAAAAGATATTTATAAAAATTATCAATGCTAGAGATGAAAACCATAAACTTGCTTCTATTCGGGATACGCTATTGCCTAGGCTTATGAGCGGGGAGATTAGGGTAAAATAG
- a CDS encoding type I restriction endonuclease subunit R — translation MKKYMHESDFEEAVIEMIQNLGYEYYYGGDIRENFPSMNNTKNVVITEVLYKALKKINPNVSEKAINEALRKITNLEEINYIDKNKTFQKYLSFGIEVNYFDNENKSTYIKLADYENIDNNYFYIVNQLVIIDIENKRPDVIIYLNGIPLVVMEFKNPVADSETIDDAYLQLKNYMENGIPNLFYYNAFCVITDGIRAEVGTITADKSRFISWKRESEDINIIEKNADLNKQYKTLINGMLQKERFLNILHYFVFYIQSGKKEELKTSKILAAYHQYFAVNKIIKNIKKAYSEKKTKAGIVWHTTGSGKSFTMLMAAKVISQSLDNPTIVIITDRTELDEQLFSTFSSAQSTYLKQTPKKIESRKELVEELKDINEGGIIFTTLHKFEKYDKALSRRSNIVLIADEAHRSHDLEKTQIKDDGKIKYNMSKYINDAFPNAIKIGFTGTPIEKEDRNTKDVFGNYIDKYDITQSVEDDVTVPIYYEGRVNHLKLDEDKLKKADEEYRIMLENNEASEEAIEKSKKELSKMDAILGSDAAIDTLCKDIIAHYEKRKNVLIGKAFIVAYSRPIGIKIYKKTLELRPQWEGMIKPVMTNTNKDPAEWGKILGTKSYRGDLAVEFKDKTSNFKIAVVVSMWLTGFDAPELDTMYIYKPLEGHDLMQTISRINRVCKDKDSGLIVDYIGIADNLKKAMNDYTKRDKENYGNMDIANTALPKFNDIIAYIRNIFKDIDYSNFYTCSSTERLDLITKLADYVFSFEEKERNDFLNNAAALKKAEALCRSIISREESAETALYEAVKVIITKMQSHQKLSLREINHRINKILEGSIQSEGIMNIFDGNEDSKEISLFDKKYLESVANMKYKNIALEVLNKLLSDKIKAHLKVNIIQSNIFSDRMKKIMEKYHNNAINNIEVIDELLSLANDLDNIEKEANDLGLTNEEKAMYDAICSPMNNDYNKEEIKTMAKELALIVEKNSEDIDWQNKESTKAKMKMDIKRFLKLHKYPKEKENEALDNILKQAENYSSLKYS, via the coding sequence ATGAAAAAGTATATGCATGAAAGTGATTTTGAAGAAGCTGTTATTGAGATGATTCAAAACCTTGGCTATGAATATTATTATGGGGGAGATATTAGAGAAAATTTTCCCTCTATGAATAATACAAAAAATGTTGTTATCACTGAAGTATTATATAAAGCTCTTAAAAAAATTAATCCTAATGTTTCAGAGAAAGCTATTAATGAGGCTTTAAGAAAAATTACTAATCTCGAAGAAATTAATTATATAGATAAAAACAAAACCTTTCAAAAATATCTCTCATTTGGAATAGAAGTTAATTATTTTGATAATGAAAATAAATCAACATACATAAAATTAGCTGACTATGAAAATATAGATAATAATTATTTTTATATTGTTAATCAGCTTGTTATTATAGATATTGAAAATAAAAGACCTGATGTAATAATATATTTAAATGGTATTCCTCTTGTTGTTATGGAGTTTAAAAATCCTGTTGCTGATTCTGAAACTATAGATGATGCATATTTGCAGTTAAAAAACTATATGGAAAATGGTATACCTAATCTTTTTTATTATAATGCTTTTTGTGTTATTACTGACGGCATAAGAGCAGAAGTAGGCACTATTACGGCTGATAAAAGCAGATTTATTTCTTGGAAAAGAGAAAGCGAAGACATTAATATTATAGAAAAAAATGCTGATTTAAACAAACAGTATAAAACTTTAATTAATGGAATGCTTCAAAAAGAAAGATTTTTAAATATTCTTCATTATTTCGTTTTTTATATACAAAGCGGAAAAAAAGAAGAATTAAAAACATCTAAAATATTAGCTGCATATCATCAATATTTTGCTGTTAATAAAATAATTAAAAATATAAAAAAAGCATATTCAGAGAAAAAAACAAAAGCAGGTATTGTTTGGCATACCACAGGATCCGGCAAATCTTTTACTATGCTTATGGCTGCAAAGGTTATATCTCAAAGTTTGGATAATCCTACAATAGTTATAATTACAGACAGAACGGAACTAGACGAACAATTATTTTCAACTTTTTCAAGTGCTCAAAGTACATATTTAAAACAAACACCAAAAAAAATAGAGTCAAGAAAAGAACTTGTAGAAGAGTTAAAAGATATTAACGAAGGCGGTATAATATTTACAACACTTCATAAGTTTGAGAAATATGATAAGGCATTATCTAGAAGAAGCAATATTGTTTTAATAGCAGATGAGGCACACCGCTCGCATGATCTTGAAAAGACTCAAATAAAAGATGACGGTAAAATAAAATATAATATGTCCAAATATATTAATGATGCTTTTCCTAATGCCATAAAAATAGGTTTTACAGGTACACCTATAGAAAAAGAAGACAGAAATACAAAAGATGTTTTCGGTAATTATATTGACAAATATGATATAACACAGTCTGTCGAAGATGATGTAACAGTGCCTATATATTATGAGGGTAGAGTGAATCATTTGAAACTTGATGAGGACAAATTAAAAAAAGCTGATGAAGAATACAGAATAATGCTTGAGAATAATGAGGCTTCAGAAGAGGCTATAGAAAAATCTAAAAAAGAACTCTCAAAAATGGATGCTATACTAGGTTCTGATGCGGCAATAGACACTTTATGCAAAGATATAATAGCACATTATGAAAAAAGAAAAAATGTACTTATAGGAAAGGCATTTATAGTGGCATATTCTCGTCCTATAGGAATAAAAATATATAAAAAAACATTAGAGCTTAGACCACAATGGGAAGGCATGATAAAGCCTGTAATGACCAACACAAATAAAGATCCAGCAGAGTGGGGTAAAATACTTGGTACTAAATCATATAGGGGAGATTTGGCAGTTGAATTTAAAGATAAAACTTCAAACTTTAAAATAGCTGTAGTTGTAAGTATGTGGCTTACAGGTTTTGACGCTCCAGAGCTTGACACAATGTATATATATAAACCATTAGAGGGTCATGATCTTATGCAGACAATATCTAGAATTAATAGAGTTTGTAAAGATAAAGACTCCGGACTTATAGTTGATTATATAGGTATAGCGGATAATCTTAAAAAGGCTATGAATGATTATACAAAAAGAGATAAAGAAAATTATGGTAATATGGATATAGCAAATACTGCATTGCCAAAGTTTAATGATATTATTGCATATATTAGAAATATTTTTAAAGATATTGATTATTCCAACTTTTACACTTGTTCAAGTACAGAGAGATTAGACCTTATAACTAAATTAGCCGATTATGTGTTTTCATTTGAAGAGAAAGAAAGAAACGATTTTTTAAATAATGCAGCGGCATTAAAAAAAGCGGAAGCATTATGCAGAAGTATTATTTCAAGAGAAGAATCTGCAGAAACAGCATTGTATGAAGCGGTTAAAGTAATAATAACTAAAATGCAAAGTCATCAGAAATTGTCATTAAGAGAGATAAATCATAGAATAAATAAAATACTTGAAGGAAGCATACAAAGCGAAGGTATTATGAATATTTTTGATGGAAATGAGGATTCTAAGGAGATTTCTTTGTTTGATAAAAAATATTTAGAATCTGTTGCCAATATGAAGTATAAGAATATAGCATTGGAAGTATTGAATAAATTATTAAGTGATAAAATAAAGGCACATTTAAAAGTAAACATAATACAATCTAATATATTTTCTGATAGAATGAAAAAGATAATGGAGAAATATCATAATAATGCTATAAATAATATAGAGGTAATAGATGAGCTTTTGAGTCTTGCTAATGATTTGGATAATATAGAAAAAGAAGCTAATGATTTAGGACTGACAAATGAAGAAAAAGCTATGTATGATGCTATATGCAGTCCTATGAATAATGATTATAATAAGGAAGAAATAAAAACGATGGCTAAAGAATTGGCTTTAATAGTAGAAAAAAATTCTGAAGATATAGATTGGCAGAATAAGGAATCCACAAAGGCAAAAATGAAAATGGATATAAAAAGATTTTTGAAATTGCATAAATATCCAAAAGAAAAGGAAAATGAGGCATTGGATAATATATTAAAACAGGCGGAAAATTACTCGTCATTAAAGTACAGCTAA